The sequence GCACGACATCCTCCGCCGGTCTGCGTGATCATGAGTGCTGTTTTCGACAGGTCGTAGGTACCGCTTTCGAGCGCGCTGATGAGCTGACCGATGACGAGAAGTGCCGGATAGCACGTGTCGTTATGCACGTATTTCAGTCCCGTTTGCACGACTTCTGGACCGTGGTTATCGAGAATCTCGACATGGTAGTTGTTGAGCGCGAACAGCTTTTCGACCAGTTTCCAGTGAATCGGGAGCATGTTCGGTGCCAAAATGGTATAGGTCTTTCGCATTTTCTTGGTGAACTCGGGATGTGGAACATCTTCGAGAGGGGGAAGCTGCGTCGGCTGCGTCGAGCAGTCCTTTTGATCTGGTCGACTCACGTCATTGCCTTTCTGAGAGCACGGCGAAGAGGGAACGCAGACGTATCTTCACGGCGCCGAGGTTGGTGATCTCATCTATTTTAATTTGGGTGTAGATCTTCTTTCCCGCGCGCAGAATGGAGCGAACCTCATCTGTGGTAATGGCGTCGACTCCGCATCCGAATGACACGAGTTGCACGAGATTCATATCCGGCTGGGTGGTCACATAGCGCGCGGCTGCATAGAGGCGGGAATGGTAGGTCCACTGGTTGAGGACGTTCGTTTTGAAAGACGCGACGAGGTGGCTGACGGAATCTTCGGTGATGAGAGCGGCTCCGCATTCGATCACGAGTTTATCGATGCCGTGGTTGACTTCAGGGTCGAGATGATAGGGCCGCCCCGCGATGACGATGATCGGTTTATGCGCCGCGCGCGCATTCGACACGATTTCCGTGGCTTTTTTGCGAGTCTTCTCGAGAAACAGCGTGTGTTCTTCGTAAGCCGCATCGAGTGCAGTTTTTACTTCGTTTTTGGATATTCCGTCGAAGTATTTATTTAGAATCTCATGCATTTTTCCGACGAAGTCTTTCGGACGGTGAATACCGATGTAGTCGTAGATGAATGTGACGTCTTTGACCTCGGGCACGTTCGCCTGAATGACTTCGGGGTAATAGGCGACCACCGGGCAATTGTAGTTATTGTCCCCGAGATGCTCGTCGATGTTATACGTCATGCACGGATAGAAAATGTTCGTGCAACCCTCGTCGAGCAAGTACTGTATGTGCCCGTGCGAAAGTTTTGCCGGATAGCACACCGTATCGGAGGGAATCGTGTGTTGCGCCTTGAGGTAGAGCTCGTGTGAGGAAAAAGGGGACACGACGATTTCGAAGTCGAGCGATTTGAAAAAGGCGTTCCAAAAAGGAAGGAGTTCATACATATTCAAAGCGAGCGGTATGCCGATCTTGCCTCGTTTGCCCGGCCAGGTCGACTGGCGATAGCTTTCGAGAAGAGTCTGCTTGAACGCGAAGAGGTTAGAGCCCTTTTCCTCCTCGCCATGGCTTATCGGGCGTTCGCAACGGTTGCCGCCGACGAACTTGCGGTTGCCTCCGAAGTTGTTGATGGTGAGCGAGCAGTGATTGGTGCACAGCTTGCACGTGACCGAGCGCACGGTGTGGGAGAAGGCGGAAAGCTCGGCTCCGGTAAGGGTTGTGGTCGCTTTAGACGGTCTCATGTTGTCCATCGCGTAAAGAGCGGCGCCGTATGCGCCCATCAATCCCGAGATGACCGGTCGCACCACGGGTCGCTTGATTTCTTTTTCAAAGGCGCGCAACACGGCGTCATTTAAGAATGTTCCGCCTTGAACGACGATGTTTTCGCCGAGTTCTGAAGGCGTGGTCGCGCGGATTACTTTGTAGAGGGCATTTTTGACGACGGATACCGAGAGACCGGCTGAGATATCCTCGATGGTGGCGCCGTCTTTTTGCGCCTGCTTGACGTTCGAGTTCATGAAGACGGTGCATCGCGAGCCGAGGTCGACCGGGGATTTTGCGAAGAGTCCGAGTTTTGCGAAGTCTTCGAGAGAATAATCGAGAACGGCTGCAAAACTTTGGAGGAATGAGCCGCAGCCCGACGAGCACGCTTCATTCAAGAAGAT is a genomic window of Coriobacteriia bacterium containing:
- a CDS encoding 2-hydroxyacyl-CoA dehydratase, which gives rise to MKLGLDIGSTTLKCVLLDDENALLFKSYERHFSKPLETLEVELDKVRAQFGDLENLHLALSGSAAMGFAETLGAPFIQEVFATKIAAESYLKSADIIIELGGEDAKILFLSGGLEVRMNGSCAGGTGAFIDQMSTLLDISPTEMNEIAKTHEKTYQIASRCGVFAKSDIQPLLNQGARKEDVSASIFKAVVNQTIAGLAQGRELKGNIVYLGGPLTFLTELRHSFDETLHTNGTCPENSLYYVALGAGILAEQEATVTLDSLISRVANHKNSGNYATLPPLFDSAQEYAEFEKRHAQATVATSENHEYDGKAFLGIDIGSTTVKMVALDEKQAILFSRYAPNGGSPIPLVKKFLEEFYDEFPHAHIAASASTGYGEEMTKQAFSLDFGIVETIAHFKAAKKFDPHVDFIIDIGGQDIKCFKIVDGAIDDIFLNEACSSGCGSFLQSFAAVLDYSLEDFAKLGLFAKSPVDLGSRCTVFMNSNVKQAQKDGATIEDISAGLSVSVVKNALYKVIRATTPSELGENIVVQGGTFLNDAVLRAFEKEIKRPVVRPVISGLMGAYGAALYAMDNMRPSKATTTLTGAELSAFSHTVRSVTCKLCTNHCSLTINNFGGNRKFVGGNRCERPISHGEEEKGSNLFAFKQTLLESYRQSTWPGKRGKIGIPLALNMYELLPFWNAFFKSLDFEIVVSPFSSHELYLKAQHTIPSDTVCYPAKLSHGHIQYLLDEGCTNIFYPCMTYNIDEHLGDNNYNCPVVAYYPEVIQANVPEVKDVTFIYDYIGIHRPKDFVGKMHEILNKYFDGISKNEVKTALDAAYEEHTLFLEKTRKKATEIVSNARAAHKPIIVIAGRPYHLDPEVNHGIDKLVIECGAALITEDSVSHLVASFKTNVLNQWTYHSRLYAAARYVTTQPDMNLVQLVSFGCGVDAITTDEVRSILRAGKKIYTQIKIDEITNLGAVKIRLRSLFAVLSERQ